The Maniola hyperantus chromosome 2, iAphHyp1.2, whole genome shotgun sequence genome includes a region encoding these proteins:
- the pAbp gene encoding polyadenylate-binding protein 1-A: protein MNPGPPNYPMASLYVGDLHSDITEAMLFEKFSTAGPVLSIRVCRDMITRRSLGYAYVNFQQPADAERALDTMNFDMIKGRPIRIMWSQRDPSLRKSGVGNVFIKNLDKTIDNKAMYDTFTAFGNILSCKVAQDENGGSKGYGFVHFETEEAANKSIEKVNGMLLNGKKVYVGRFIPRKEREKELGEKAKLFTNVYVKNFGEDFSDEMLKDMFEKYGRITSHKVMYKDDGASRGFGFVAFEDPDNAERACMELNGKELVEGKPLYVGRAQKKAERQKELKRKFEQLKSERLTRYQGVNLYVKNLDDTIDDERLRKEFAPFGTITSAKVMLEDGRSKGFGFVCFSSPEEATKAVTEMNGRIVGTKPLYVALAQRKEDRKAHLTSQYMQRMASMRMQQMGQIFQPGSAGGYFVPTIPPAQRFYGPAQMTQIRPRWTAQPSVRPSTQTAASAYPNMQAPFRPPPRGPTQAALRTSLGARPITGQQGVATAASIRAPMVTSGRPAGYKYTANMRNPPAPQPAVHIQGQEPLTASMLAAAPLQEQKQMLGERLFPLIQRMHPDLAGKITGMLLEIDNSELLHMLEHGESLKAKVDEAVAVLQAHQAKQQATKKD from the exons atgAATCCTGGACCGCCTAATTATCCGATGGCTTCGCTGTATGTTGGAGACTTGCACTCTGATATTACTGAGGccatgttgtttgaaaaattTTCTACTGCTGGTCCGGTTCTTTCCATACGCGTATGTCGGGATATGATAACTCGTAGATCCCTTGGCTACGCTTATGTAAATTTTCAGCAGCCTGCTGATG CTGAAAGAGCATTAGATACTATGAATTTTGATATGATTAAAGGCAGACCTATTAGAATTATGTGGTCCCAACGTGATCCATCTCTTCGCAAGTCTGGTGTAGGAAACGTTTTTATCAAAAATCTTGATAAAACAATAGACAATAAAGCTATGTATGATACGTTTACAGCATTTGGGAATATATTGAGCTGTAAAGTAGCTCAAGATGAGAATGGTGGATCTAAAGGCTATGGGTTTGTCCACTTTGAAACTGAAGAAGCTGCTAATAAGTCTATCGAAAAAGTTAATGGTATGCTTTTAAATGGCAAAAAAGTTTACGTAGGCAGATTCATTCCTCGTAAAGAACGTGAAAAGGAACTTGGAGAAAAAGCAAAACTGTTCACTAATGTTTATGTGAAAAACTTTGGTGAAGATTTTTCTGATGAGATGCTTAAGGATATGTTTGAAAAGTATGGCAGAATTACTAGCCATAAAGTAATGTATAAAGATGATGGAGCATCTAGGGGCTTTGGATTTGTAGCATTCGAGGACCCTGACAATGCAGAGAGAGCCTGTATGGAACTCAATGGCAAGGAACTGGTTGAAGGCAAGCCACTGTATGTGGGACGTGCTCAAAAAAAAGCTGAGagacaaaaagaattaaaacgCAAATTTGAACAACTTAAATCTGAACGTTTAACTCGCTATCAGGGCGTCAATCTGTATGTTAAGAATTTGGATGACACAATTGATGATGAAAGACTTCGTAAAGAATTTGCTCCATTTGGTACTATTACTTCAGCTAAG gTGATGTTAGAAGATGGTCGTAGTAAAGGTTTTGGATTTGTCTGCTTCTCTTCTCCTGAAGAAGCAACAAAGGCAGTAACTGAAATGAATGGACGAATTGTGGGAACGAAGCCTTTGTATGTTGCTTTAGCTCAACGCAAAGAAGACCGTAAAGCTCACTTGACATCACAATATATGCAGCGCATGGCAAGTATGAGAATGCAGCAAATGGGTCAAATTTTCCAACCAGGTAGTGCTGGTGGGTATTTTGTACCAACTATTCCTCCTGCACAAAGATTCTATGGTCCAGCACAGATGACACAGATTAGACCACGCTGGACCGCTCAGCCGTCTGTTAGACCAAGCACTCAGACAGCTGCTTCTGCCTATCCTAACATGCAAGCACCGTTCCGCCCGCCACCTCGTGGACCTACACAAGCAGCTCTACGTACTTCACTGGGAGCAAGACCAATAACTGGGCAACAAGGGGTTGCTACGGCTGCATCTATCCGTGCTCCAATGGTGACCAGTGGCCGTCCAGCAGGATACAAGTATACTGCCAACATGCGCAACCCTCCGGCTCCTCAACCAGCAGTACACATCCAAGGTCAAGAGCCATTAACTGCATCTATGCTGGCTGCAGCTCCTCTTCAAGAACAAAAGCAAATGTTGGGTGAGCGTCTATTTCCACTTATCCAACGAATGCATCCAGATTTGGCAGGCAAAATCACTGGCATGCTTTTGGAAATTGATAATTCTGAACTACTGCATATGTTAGAGCACGGAGAGTCTCTGAAAGCAAAGGTGGATGAGGCTGTTGCTGTTTTGCAGGCTCACCAAGCTAAACAGCAGGCCACAAAGAAAGATTAA
- the Nmt gene encoding glycylpeptide N-tetradecanoyltransferase 2: protein MEENKTFQSSEYQKSNEDKNSKKKNKNKKKRSGGDGDNQSSVTSDALTLPNSGDIHQNISLKDLKMAMEVLNLQQKPAKTTEEALHKSYQFWSTQPVPKMYEKIITNEPIEPPKTPEEIRSEPYTLPDGFQWDTLNLNEPLVLKELYTLLNENYVEDDDCMFRFDYQTDFLKWALQPPGWRMEWHCGVRVVKSGRLVGFISAIPATLRIYDHTQTVVEINFLCVHKKLRAKRVAPVLIREITRRVNLTGIFQGVYTAGIVLPKPIATCRYWHRSLNPKKLIDIKFSHLSRNMTMQRTLKLFKLPDLPKTPGFRKMEAKDSDKVVKLLNDYLLKFDLVPIFSEDDFKHWFVAQVGIIDSFVVEASDGSITDFVSYYTLPSTVVYHPVHKTLKAAYSFYNVSTKTPWVDLMLDALITARNSGFDVFNALDLMDNKEFLEPLKFGIGDGNLQYYLYNWRCPSIAPNKIGLVLQ, encoded by the coding sequence atggAAGAAAATAAGACTTTCCAATCTAGTGAATATCAAAAGTCCAACGAAGATAAAAactctaaaaagaaaaacaaaaacaaaaaaaagcgtAGTGGCGGTGATGGAGATAATCAAAGTTCGGTTACTTCAGATGCATTAACGCTGCCTAATTCTGGTGATATTCATCAGAATATTTCTCTTAAAGATCTTAAAATGGCAATGGAAGTACTTAATCTGCAGCAAAAGCCAGCAAAAACGACGGAAGAAGCTTTACACAAATCGTATCAGTTTTGGTCCACTCAACCTGTTCCAAAAATGTATGAGAAAATAATTACCAACGAACCTATTGAACCGCCAAAGACCCCTGAAGAAATAAGATCAGAACCTTATACATTGCCTGATGGCTTTCAGTGggatactttaaatttaaatgaacCACTTGTACTGAAAGAATTGTATACATTGCTTAATGAAAATTATGTTGAAGATGATGATTGTATGTTCCGTTTTGATTATCAAACCGATTTCTTGAAGTGGGCACTTCAGCCTCCAGGTTGGAGGATGGAGTGGCATTGTGGAGTGCGTGTAGTTAAATCTGGTAGGCTAGTAGGTTTTATATCTGCTATTCCTGCCACATTGAGAATTTATGACCATACTCAGACTGTAGtagaaataaactttttatgtgTTCATAAGAAACTGCGTGCTAAGCGTGTTGCTCCTGTGCTGATAAGGGAAATAACAAGAAGAGTTAATTTAACGGGTATTTTCCAAGGTGTTTATACAGCAGGAATAGTCTTGCCTAAACCAATTGCAACTTGTCGTTACTGGCACAGATCTTTGAATCCTAAAAAGTTGATTGATATCAAATTTAGCCATCTCTCTAGAAACATGACAATGCAGCGAACACTCAAGCTTTTTAAACTTCCTGACTTACCAAAGACACCAGGATTTCGCAAAATGGAAGCTAAAGACTCAGACAAAGTTGTGAAACTTTTGAATGACTATTTACTAAAATTTGATTTGGTACCAATATTCTCGGAAGATGATTTTAAACATTGGTTTGTTGCACAGGTGGGAATTATTGACAGTTTCGTGGTGGAAGCATCTGATGGCTCTATTACTGATTTTGTTAGTTACTATACTCTTCCGTCCACTGTAGTTTATCATCCTGTACATAAAACCTTAAAAGCTGCTTATTCATTTTATAATGTTTCTACTAAAACACCATGGGTTGACTTAATGCTTGATGCATTGATTACTGCAAGAAATTCCGGGTTTGATGTGTTTAATGCTCTGGATCTTATGGATAACAAAGAATTTTTAGAACCTCTTAAATTTGGTATAGGTGATGGTAATTTGCAGTACTATTTGTACAATTGGAGATGTCCTAGCATAGCACCCAACAAAATTGGTTTAGTTCTTCAGTAA
- the RpL13 gene encoding large ribosomal subunit protein eL13: MGKGNNMIPNGHFHKDWQRFVKTWFNQPARKHRRRQNRIKKAKAIAPRPVAGPLRPVVRCPTVRYHTKVRAGRGFTLREIRAAGLNPAFARTIGISVDPRRRNKSVESLQTNVQRLKEYRARLILFPKGKKVLKGEATEEERKVATQLRGPLMPVQQPAPKSVARVITDEEKDFKAYQYLRGARSIAKLVGIRAKRLKDAAENPDDVTKAPTAKEPKTKK; the protein is encoded by the exons ATGGGGAAGGGAAATAATATGATTCCAAATGGTCATTTTCATAAGGATTGGCAAAGATTTGTGAAGACATGGTTTAATCAACCAGCAAGGAAACATCGCAGAAGGCAAAACCGAATCAAGAAAGCTAAAGCAATTGCACCTCGTCCTGTTGCTGGACCTCTTCGGCCGGTTGTTCGTTGTCCCACTGTCCGTTACCACACAAAAGTTCGCGCTGGGCGCGGTTTTACCCTTAGGGAAATCAGG GCTGCAGGCTTAAACCCTGCTTTTGCAAGGACAATTGGAATATCTGTTGATCCAAGGAGACGTAACAAGTCTGTAGAGTCATTGCAGACAAATGTCCAGAGATTGAAAGAATATCGTGCCCGTCTCATCCTGTTCCCTAAGGGCAAGAAG GTGCTGAAGGGTGAAGCTACAGAGGAGGAGCGTAAAGTTGCCACACAGCTCCGAGGTCCCCTGATGCCTGTACAACAACCGGCACCTAAATCTGTTGCACGTGTTATCACTGATGAAGAAAAAGACTTCAAAGCTTACCAGTACCTCAGAggg GCACGCTCAATCGCGAAACTTGTTGGCATCAGAGCCAAGAGGTTGAAGGATGCTGCAGAGAACCCTGATGATGTCACTAAAGCACCAACAGCCAAGGAACCTAAAACTAAGAAGTGA